The Sulfurospirillum deleyianum DSM 6946 nucleotide sequence TCACAGGGTGAATAACTTTTTTCACATTATACAAAGAACCGCTTTAACGTCTAACTAATAATAGTTTAGCTAAAATAAAACAAACTTATTCACAGGTTATTCACAGGGTGAAAATTTTTTAAGGAGTCTGTTTGTTAGCCGATAATATCCTCGAACTTTTAAAAGAAGAGATTTCTTCTTTAGAATATGATCGCTATATTAAACAACTCAAATTCAATGAAAAAGCTTCTAACTCAGACCAAATGATTTTTGTAGCACCCAATATTTTAATTGCCAACTGGGTAAAAACAAAATACGCTGAAAAACTAGCACATCTTTTTGAACTGAAAACAGGAAAAAAACCTGAAATAAAAATTGTGCTCAAAGAACACCTCAAAAGTACTAAAACAAAATCAAGTTCTACTGAAATTTTAGAATCCATTAAAAGTACAAAAAACACCATTTTAAACCCTTCTTACACCTTTAATAGCTTTGTGGTGGGAAGTTCTAACCAATATGCCTATACCGCTGCAAAATCCGTTGCAGAAAAACCAGGTGTGATGTATAACCCTGTTTTTATTTATGGACCAACTGGACTTGGAAAAACACACTTGATTCATGCTATTGGAAACTACGCTCAAAGCAAGGGAAAAATTGTCATTTATGCGACTATTGAGCAATTTATGAATGATTTTACCTATAATCTTCGCAACCAATCTATGGAAAGATTTAGAGAAAAATACCGTAGTTGTGATGTTTTACTCATTGACGATACCCAATTTTTATCCAATAAAATTCAAACACAAGAAGAATTTTTTCATACCTTTAATGAACTTCACTCAGCGGGTAAACAAATTGTTTTAACTTCCGATAAACCACCTAAAATGATTAATGGCTTAGAAGATAGACTTAAAAGCCGTTTTGAATGGGGTTTAATTGCTGATGTTGGTTTGCCTGAACTTGAAACGAAGATTGCTATCATTAAAAAGAAGTGTGAACTCGATGGTATTAATCTTAATAGTGATATTGTCAATTATATTGCCTCAAATATGGGTGATAATATTCGTGAAATTGAGAGTGCTATTATTAACCTCAATGCCTATGCCTTATTAATGCGTCAAGACATTACCCTTGAATTTGCTAAAAATGTTATGCGTGAACAGATTAAAGAACGTAAAGAAAATATTAGCCTTGAGGATATTATTCAAATTATTGCTAAAGATTTAAATATCAAACCCAGTGAAATTAAATCAACCAAACGTAGCAAAAATATCGTAGAAGCTAGACGTATTGGCATTTATTTAGCACGAACACTAACACCTAATTCCATGCCTTCACTAGCATCCTACTTTGGAATGAAAGATCATACCGCAGTCTCTCATAATATTAAAAAAATTAATGAGCTTATTGAGACCAATGAATCATTTAAACTCAAAGTAGAAGATTTAAAAAATAAAATTTTAACCAAAGAAAAATAAAAAGTTTTAATCAAAAATGTGACCAAATGTGAAAAAGTACTTTCTCTTTTTTCACTGGTTTTAGCCCTAGTTTTAGGTATAATGTTGATGTTTTCACGAATTCAACCTAACCTACTACTTCAACTATTTTAATTAAATAACTAAAAGGGGATTTTATGAAAGTTTCAATCAAAAAAAGCATTTTAGAAACAATGCTACTCAATGTTCAACCCTACCTAGAAAAAAAAGATTTAAGTCAAATTACATCGCATGTTTTTTTAGCAATAGAAAATGAACATTTTGTTCTTAAAGCAACGGATTATGAAATTGGCTTAACCTATCATACCTCTGAAATTAAAATAGCTTCTTTTGGAGATGGAACAGCCAATGGTAAAAAATTATTAGATATTGTTAAAAGTCTAAAAGATGATGAAATTATTTTAGAAACGATTAATGATTATTTATATATTAAACAAAATAGTTCAAAATTTAAACTTCCTATGTTAAATCCTAATGATTTTCCTTTGTTTCCTACCATTGAGAATAAACCAAAATTTAATATTAATAGTACAACCCTAGTACGTTCTATTAAAAAGATAGCCCCTGCTATTGACACCAATAATCCAAAATTTGAACTCAATGGTTCATTAATTGATATTAAAGATAACACCATTAATCTTGTTGCAACCGATACAAAACGTTTAGCGATTGTCACACTTCAACAAGAGACAACAGAAAATTTTTCATTTATTATTCCTAAAAAAGCAATCAGTGAAATTCAAAAACTCTTTTTTGATGATATTGAAATTTTTTATGATGAAAATACACTCATTGCACAATCTAATCACTTTACATTTTATACAAAACTGATTAATGGAAAATTTCCAGATTACGCACGAATTATTCCTAAAAACAAAAACTATACAATTTTATTAACACGAGAATTTATGATAGAGTCCATTAAACAGATTTCTATTATTTCACCTGAAATTAAAATTACATTTAAAGCAGAAAAAATTATTTTTGAGAGCCTCAATGATGACAATATTGAAGCAAAAACAGAAGTTGATTTTGAAACAGGGTTACAAAATGAAATTTATTTAGCGGTCAATAGCCGTTATCTTTTAGATTTTTTATCCAACATTGAAAACAGCAACTTTACTTTAGGTTTTAATGACAGTGGTTTACCTTTTACTTTAGAGAGTGAAAATTTTATGACCATTGTTATGCCTATTATGATTTAAAACTAACGACAAATAAAAAGCGGAGACATTATGAGCAATTACGGTGCAGACAATATTAAAGTTCTAAAGGGCCTTGAAGCCGTTCGAAAACGACCTGGTATGTATATTGGTGATACGAATATCAATGGT carries:
- the dnaA gene encoding chromosomal replication initiator protein DnaA; protein product: MLADNILELLKEEISSLEYDRYIKQLKFNEKASNSDQMIFVAPNILIANWVKTKYAEKLAHLFELKTGKKPEIKIVLKEHLKSTKTKSSSTEILESIKSTKNTILNPSYTFNSFVVGSSNQYAYTAAKSVAEKPGVMYNPVFIYGPTGLGKTHLIHAIGNYAQSKGKIVIYATIEQFMNDFTYNLRNQSMERFREKYRSCDVLLIDDTQFLSNKIQTQEEFFHTFNELHSAGKQIVLTSDKPPKMINGLEDRLKSRFEWGLIADVGLPELETKIAIIKKKCELDGINLNSDIVNYIASNMGDNIREIESAIINLNAYALLMRQDITLEFAKNVMREQIKERKENISLEDIIQIIAKDLNIKPSEIKSTKRSKNIVEARRIGIYLARTLTPNSMPSLASYFGMKDHTAVSHNIKKINELIETNESFKLKVEDLKNKILTKEK
- the dnaN gene encoding DNA polymerase III subunit beta — protein: MKVSIKKSILETMLLNVQPYLEKKDLSQITSHVFLAIENEHFVLKATDYEIGLTYHTSEIKIASFGDGTANGKKLLDIVKSLKDDEIILETINDYLYIKQNSSKFKLPMLNPNDFPLFPTIENKPKFNINSTTLVRSIKKIAPAIDTNNPKFELNGSLIDIKDNTINLVATDTKRLAIVTLQQETTENFSFIIPKKAISEIQKLFFDDIEIFYDENTLIAQSNHFTFYTKLINGKFPDYARIIPKNKNYTILLTREFMIESIKQISIISPEIKITFKAEKIIFESLNDDNIEAKTEVDFETGLQNEIYLAVNSRYLLDFLSNIENSNFTLGFNDSGLPFTLESENFMTIVMPIMI